Proteins encoded by one window of Streptomyces sp. NBC_01571:
- the htpX gene encoding zinc metalloprotease HtpX, with protein sequence MQSRFRSDRRLTVRMTVTLFLLGLLYVAFVAALIVLLKSWVLVVVVAAALLGAQYWFSDRIALYAMHGRIVEREEHPRLHGVVDRLCAVADMPKPLVAVSDLDMPNAFATGRNADHAVLCVTTGLLRRLEPDELEGVLAHELSHVAHKDVAVITVASFLGVIAGLIVRFAFYSQLFGGRGRKDQNTLAIFMAVMAVSAAVYAISFLLIRALSRYRELAADRSAALLTGRPSALASALTKVSGDIARIPMKDLRTAQAFNAFYFTPALGAGPGIAKLFSTHPSLEQRLEQLGRISAELGEAATPDNAT encoded by the coding sequence ATGCAGAGCCGGTTCCGGAGCGATCGGCGGCTGACCGTGCGGATGACGGTCACGCTGTTCCTGCTCGGATTGCTGTACGTGGCCTTCGTCGCCGCGTTGATCGTGTTGCTGAAGTCCTGGGTACTGGTCGTGGTCGTCGCCGCCGCGCTGCTCGGCGCCCAGTACTGGTTCTCGGACCGCATCGCCCTGTACGCGATGCACGGGCGGATCGTGGAGCGGGAGGAGCATCCGCGGCTCCACGGGGTCGTGGACCGGCTGTGTGCCGTCGCCGACATGCCGAAGCCGCTCGTCGCCGTCTCCGACCTGGACATGCCGAACGCGTTCGCGACCGGACGGAACGCCGACCACGCGGTGCTGTGCGTGACGACCGGGCTGCTGCGCCGGCTGGAGCCCGACGAGCTGGAGGGCGTCCTCGCGCACGAGCTGTCGCACGTGGCCCACAAGGACGTCGCCGTGATCACCGTGGCCTCGTTCCTCGGGGTGATCGCCGGGCTGATCGTCCGGTTCGCCTTCTACTCGCAGCTCTTCGGCGGGCGCGGACGCAAGGACCAGAACACCCTGGCGATCTTCATGGCCGTGATGGCCGTCTCCGCGGCCGTGTACGCGATCAGCTTCCTGCTCATCCGGGCGCTGTCCCGGTACCGCGAGCTGGCCGCGGACCGCTCCGCGGCACTGCTCACCGGCCGGCCCTCCGCACTCGCGTCCGCGCTGACGAAGGTCTCCGGGGACATCGCGCGGATTCCGATGAAGGACCTGCGGACGGCACAGGCCTTCAACGCCTTCTACTTCACACCCGCCCTCGGCGCCGGGCCCGGTATCGCCAAGCTCTTCTCCACCCACCCGAGCCTGGAACAGCGGCTCGAACAACTGGGCCGTATCTCGGCCGAGTTGGGCGAGGCGGCGACCCCCGACAACGCCACCTGA